A region from the Salidesulfovibrio onnuriiensis genome encodes:
- the mobB gene encoding molybdopterin-guanine dinucleotide biosynthesis protein B: MAAPPIVCIVGKKKSGKTTFLEKLLAALAGLGVRTGTVKHDIHGFSMDHEGKDTWRHRQAGAATVCISSSTQLALIKTVEREMTLPELAGTFFADRDIVLTEGYYNSDQPKIEVFRPEAHALPLCGPDEAWTRKLLAMVTDADVDAGVPCFGLDDGEGVARQLKEWFGL, from the coding sequence ATGGCCGCACCGCCCATCGTCTGCATTGTGGGGAAGAAGAAGTCCGGGAAAACCACGTTCCTGGAAAAGCTGCTCGCGGCCCTTGCCGGGCTGGGCGTGCGCACGGGCACGGTCAAGCATGACATTCACGGGTTCAGCATGGACCATGAGGGCAAGGATACCTGGCGGCACCGCCAGGCGGGAGCCGCGACCGTGTGCATCAGCTCGTCCACCCAGCTTGCGCTGATCAAGACCGTGGAGCGCGAAATGACCCTGCCCGAGCTGGCCGGGACCTTTTTCGCGGACCGGGACATCGTGCTCACCGAGGGCTACTACAATTCGGACCAGCCCAAGATCGAGGTCTTCCGGCCCGAGGCCCATGCCCTGCCCCTGTGTGGCCCGGATGAAGCCTGGACCAGGAAGCTCCTGGCCATGGTCACGGACGCGGACGTGGACGCCGGGGTGCCCTGTTTCGGGCTGGATGACGGGGAGGGCGTGGCCCGCCAGCTCAAGGAGTGGTTCGGCCTATAG
- a CDS encoding peroxiredoxin family protein produces the protein MKKVLFATLILSAFLAVVAQAGEPFPDIVLRGTLPSSQKDYLGIDSAEPKFSDVAGKFVLVEFISMYCPVCQREAPTVNEIFHYLDERGYSGRIKMLGIGTGNSQFEVDYFRTKYSVDLPLFTDQDFKAHKAVGNVQTPWYALVRKYDNGRLETVFTHAGDIDSKDEFLQDVLEAAGYRQ, from the coding sequence ATGAAAAAAGTGCTGTTCGCGACGCTGATTCTGTCGGCGTTTTTGGCCGTTGTCGCCCAGGCCGGGGAACCGTTTCCTGATATTGTGCTGAGAGGAACGCTGCCGTCCTCCCAGAAGGACTACCTGGGAATCGACTCCGCGGAGCCCAAGTTCTCCGATGTGGCCGGAAAATTCGTTCTCGTGGAATTCATCAGCATGTATTGCCCGGTCTGCCAGCGCGAGGCGCCGACCGTGAACGAAATCTTCCACTATCTGGATGAACGGGGCTATTCCGGGCGCATCAAGATGCTGGGCATCGGCACGGGCAATTCGCAGTTCGAGGTGGATTACTTCCGGACCAAGTATTCGGTCGACCTCCCCCTGTTCACGGACCAGGACTTCAAGGCGCACAAGGCCGTGGGAAACGTGCAGACGCCGTGGTACGCCCTGGTGCGAAAATACGACAACGGCCGCCTGGAAACGGTGTTCACCCATGCCGGCGACATCGACAGCAAGGATGAGTTTCTCCAGGACGTCCTTGAAGCCGCGGGCTACCGGCAATAG
- a CDS encoding (Fe-S)-binding protein encodes MQAVALVGGEKEQRARLCAQVAERLRQDGLRCALVSGGGVDTESGPFESRAEISAVGVSVSWPGGKTLDDLVPHLEADFIFFEGGGEPRMPRVLLDGYAEDDSSLAVASFGCDAPGVPRMGDLDSLAEHLKARAFLLPGLNCGECGFDSCASLAAEIVAGNRSPEDCASLKPSLAVTANGARMAMKPYVENTFRAVVVAMLEQLKGYAPGRVEIEIDTK; translated from the coding sequence ATGCAGGCGGTGGCCCTTGTTGGCGGCGAAAAGGAACAGCGCGCGAGACTGTGCGCGCAGGTGGCGGAGAGGCTCAGGCAGGACGGGCTACGCTGTGCCCTGGTCAGCGGCGGCGGAGTGGATACGGAAAGCGGCCCGTTCGAGTCCAGGGCCGAGATCAGCGCCGTGGGCGTGAGCGTGTCCTGGCCCGGGGGCAAGACCCTGGATGATCTAGTGCCGCACCTGGAGGCGGACTTCATCTTTTTCGAGGGCGGCGGCGAACCTCGCATGCCCCGCGTGCTGCTGGATGGGTATGCCGAGGACGATTCCTCCCTGGCCGTGGCCAGCTTCGGTTGCGATGCGCCGGGCGTGCCGCGCATGGGCGACCTGGATTCTCTGGCCGAGCATCTCAAGGCCCGCGCCTTTCTCCTGCCCGGCCTCAACTGCGGGGAGTGCGGGTTCGACAGTTGCGCCTCCCTGGCCGCCGAGATCGTGGCCGGGAACAGGTCCCCGGAGGACTGTGCGTCCCTGAAACCGTCCCTGGCGGTCACGGCCAACGGCGCGCGCATGGCCATGAAACCCTATGTGGAGAACACGTTCCGGGCGGTGGTCGTCGCCATGCTGGAACAGCTCAAGGGGTATGCGCCGGGCAGGGTCGAGATCGAAATCGACACAAAGTAG
- the mobA gene encoding molybdenum cofactor guanylyltransferase, which produces MEIACTILAGGLGTRMGGVRKAFLEVGGVRIIDRLLEACRPLFQEILVSCRKQEGFDLPGVTLVPDTYDARSSLTGIQAGLAACRASHTFVTACDAPFLQTGLVQRLLQQAEPDADVVIPLKDDGYMEPLCAIYSKRCLPHIEAQLAANDYKVLNIFDKVRLKQVPVDLLRPGDPELLSFESVNTPEELEAARKRL; this is translated from the coding sequence TTGGAAATCGCATGCACCATCCTGGCCGGAGGGTTGGGTACCCGCATGGGCGGGGTTCGTAAAGCCTTTCTCGAGGTGGGCGGGGTCCGCATCATCGACCGCCTGCTGGAGGCCTGCCGCCCGCTCTTCCAGGAGATACTTGTCTCCTGCCGCAAACAGGAGGGATTCGACCTGCCGGGCGTGACCCTCGTACCGGACACCTACGACGCCCGCAGTTCGCTTACGGGCATCCAGGCCGGGCTGGCCGCCTGCCGTGCAAGCCACACCTTTGTCACGGCCTGCGACGCCCCGTTCCTGCAAACCGGGCTGGTGCAACGGCTGCTCCAACAGGCCGAGCCCGATGCGGACGTGGTCATCCCCCTGAAGGACGACGGCTACATGGAGCCGCTCTGCGCCATCTACTCCAAACGCTGCCTGCCGCACATAGAGGCCCAGCTCGCGGCAAACGACTACAAGGTCCTGAACATCTTCGACAAGGTGCGGCTCAAACAGGTGCCCGTGGACCTGCTCCGGCCGGGCGACCCGGAACTGCTCTCCTTTGAAAGCGTGAATACCCCGGAAGAACTGGAAGCGGCCCGGAAACGACTATAG
- a CDS encoding FIST signal transduction protein, with product MYVRIDEGGSLQAFEEMLGELQSREDVNGVLVLSCDGNAFEPDDLSPVLQQCAKPVFGGLFPAVLHGRRKLERGTVMVGIPCRCEYMIKEDLDAKDNEVFLSLIRWAKSFDPPRTLISFCDALSGGADRFSEALASVFGLDANCIGGGAGSLNFRGKPCIITNKGLLQDSAVLVASSMESGVSARHGWHPLEGPFTVTDVSGCWLRELDGKPAFEVYRKLVEAHSGMKFGMESFFDMARAYPFGIPTLRSEHLVRDPLAMREDGSMLLAGEVKDGTQLDLLTGNRRSMLHAAERAHWHARHDLKPVSGESITLIMDCISRVLFLEESFDEELAALDDGLTKLVGACSIGEFAGNGKDYLSFFNKSVVVGILKGFSYC from the coding sequence ATGTACGTAAGAATCGATGAAGGCGGAAGCCTGCAGGCATTCGAGGAAATGCTCGGCGAACTGCAGTCCCGGGAGGACGTCAATGGAGTCCTGGTTCTTTCCTGCGACGGTAACGCCTTTGAACCGGATGACCTTTCCCCGGTGCTGCAACAGTGCGCCAAACCCGTGTTCGGCGGGCTGTTCCCCGCGGTGCTGCACGGCAGGCGCAAGCTGGAGCGGGGCACTGTCATGGTCGGGATCCCGTGCCGCTGCGAGTACATGATCAAGGAAGATCTGGACGCAAAGGACAATGAGGTCTTTCTCTCATTGATCCGCTGGGCCAAGAGTTTTGATCCGCCGCGAACGCTGATATCTTTTTGCGACGCCCTGTCCGGCGGGGCGGATCGGTTCAGCGAGGCCCTGGCCTCGGTGTTCGGGCTCGATGCCAACTGTATCGGCGGCGGGGCCGGCTCCCTGAACTTCCGGGGCAAGCCGTGCATCATAACCAACAAGGGCCTGCTTCAGGACAGCGCCGTGCTGGTGGCCTCCTCCATGGAAAGCGGTGTCAGCGCACGTCACGGGTGGCATCCGCTGGAAGGGCCGTTCACGGTCACGGATGTTTCCGGGTGCTGGCTTCGGGAGTTGGACGGCAAGCCCGCCTTCGAGGTCTACAGGAAACTGGTGGAGGCCCATTCCGGAATGAAGTTCGGCATGGAATCCTTTTTTGACATGGCCCGGGCCTATCCTTTCGGCATCCCAACCCTTCGGAGCGAACACCTGGTGCGCGATCCACTGGCCATGCGCGAGGACGGCAGCATGCTCCTGGCCGGTGAGGTCAAGGACGGGACGCAGCTGGACCTGCTTACCGGCAACAGGCGTTCCATGCTGCACGCCGCGGAGCGGGCCCATTGGCATGCCCGCCACGACCTCAAACCGGTGAGCGGCGAGAGCATCACCCTGATCATGGACTGCATTTCCCGGGTTCTTTTTCTGGAGGAATCCTTTGACGAGGAGCTGGCGGCCCTGGACGACGGGCTGACCAAATTGGTGGGCGCCTGTTCCATCGGCGAATTCGCCGGGAACGGCAAGGATTACCTGTCGTTCTTCAACAAGAGCGTCGTGGTCGGGATTCTCAAGGGATTCAGTTACTGCTAG
- a CDS encoding transposase — protein MTMKTHRQHASEAEAHDYLLSLCRPDGAPLCPRCGCRRIYTLSGSRMRCAECKYTFHEFSGRWLDNGALSCSQWLELLRCFAEEQSVDSITERLGLSCNTVYKALTVVRFSILAHAQDAAQLLGPQTGLDSFLNGSRLTGGPTRMRMETIPVYGILTKDDWAFIDLVPGLRAETVFHFHLNFQLKLERLGNLIYSERYRHYDALILCGNNALPYDCIRRHRTPVHIDVMDSGFWAFARHRIKRFRGISCQRFPLYLKELEFRFNNREQDIFPLLTRRICGLVRPC, from the coding sequence ATGACCATGAAAACGCACCGGCAACACGCGTCCGAAGCCGAAGCCCACGATTACCTGCTTTCCCTGTGCCGCCCCGACGGCGCGCCCCTGTGTCCCCGCTGCGGCTGCCGCAGGATCTACACGCTGTCGGGCAGCAGGATGCGCTGCGCCGAATGCAAGTACACCTTCCATGAATTCAGCGGCCGCTGGCTGGACAATGGAGCCCTGTCCTGCTCGCAGTGGCTGGAGCTGCTGCGATGCTTTGCGGAAGAACAATCCGTGGACAGCATCACCGAACGGCTCGGCCTGTCCTGCAACACGGTGTACAAGGCCCTCACGGTCGTGCGCTTCTCCATCCTGGCCCACGCACAGGACGCGGCCCAGCTGCTGGGACCCCAGACCGGGCTGGACTCCTTTCTCAATGGCTCCCGCCTGACGGGCGGCCCCACAAGGATGCGCATGGAAACCATCCCGGTCTACGGCATTCTGACCAAGGATGATTGGGCCTTCATCGATCTCGTCCCCGGCCTGCGGGCCGAGACCGTGTTCCACTTCCATCTCAATTTCCAGCTCAAGCTGGAGCGTCTGGGCAACCTCATCTATTCGGAACGCTACAGGCACTACGACGCCCTCATTCTCTGCGGCAACAACGCCCTGCCCTACGACTGCATCCGCCGCCACAGGACACCCGTGCACATCGACGTCATGGATTCTGGCTTCTGGGCCTTTGCCCGCCACCGCATCAAGCGCTTCCGGGGCATCTCCTGCCAGCGCTTCCCGCTTTACCTCAAGGAACTGGAATTCCGGTTCAACAACCGGGAACAGGATATATTCCCCCTCCTGACCCGGCGCATTTGCGGGCTGGTGCGGCCCTGTTGA
- a CDS encoding molybdopterin molybdotransferase MoeA — protein sequence MSVSLDRALEIIRENARPGEIHSLPPAITAGLVAAQGVYADFDVPEFPRSARDGFAIRAATAAEASFFKPVALPISQTIYADTATPPALKPGHAARILTGGAIPKGADCVVQAEDAKVKDGKALIGINPKPGEHLRAPGADLAADTLIAGEGACLTPEMCAAAVRSRVPEVQVYKRPECMVLALGNELRDPEDVVLMDDGFPADNPVLLRDLLRENQAGDTLYHVLPDAMAEIMHEIEHSEARLILTTGGTGNSEKDLARAAAKEGGFTMLFDGVDILPGRNTFLAERDGRLFFGLPGPPPAVLTCFRTLVLPALQLLRGMEDYDGAVAAQLTEGFGVKPGPVRLVHCEVALRGTRLTATPLMGRDLPSMQAMIETNGFLVVAPGAQLNKGDEVGVLLLRPLRLT from the coding sequence ATGAGCGTTTCCCTGGACCGGGCCCTGGAAATCATACGCGAGAACGCCCGCCCGGGCGAAATCCACTCCCTGCCCCCGGCCATCACCGCCGGGCTGGTGGCCGCGCAAGGCGTGTATGCGGATTTCGACGTGCCCGAATTCCCCCGCTCGGCCCGCGACGGCTTCGCCATCAGGGCCGCGACCGCCGCAGAGGCCAGCTTCTTCAAGCCCGTGGCCCTGCCCATCTCCCAGACCATCTACGCGGACACCGCGACTCCCCCGGCCCTGAAGCCAGGCCATGCCGCCCGCATCCTCACGGGCGGGGCGATCCCCAAGGGGGCCGACTGCGTGGTGCAGGCCGAGGACGCCAAGGTCAAGGACGGCAAGGCGCTCATCGGCATCAACCCCAAACCGGGAGAGCATTTGCGCGCACCCGGGGCCGACCTTGCCGCAGACACGCTCATCGCCGGTGAAGGAGCCTGCCTGACCCCGGAGATGTGCGCCGCTGCCGTCCGCTCCCGCGTGCCCGAGGTACAGGTATACAAGCGGCCCGAATGCATGGTGCTGGCCCTGGGCAACGAACTGCGCGACCCCGAGGACGTGGTGCTCATGGACGACGGATTCCCGGCCGACAACCCGGTGCTGCTGCGCGACCTGTTGCGGGAGAACCAGGCCGGGGACACTCTCTACCACGTGCTGCCCGACGCCATGGCCGAGATCATGCACGAGATCGAACACAGCGAGGCGCGCCTGATCCTGACCACCGGCGGCACCGGCAACAGCGAAAAGGACCTGGCCCGCGCTGCCGCCAAGGAGGGGGGATTCACCATGCTCTTCGACGGGGTGGACATACTACCCGGCCGCAATACCTTCCTGGCAGAAAGGGACGGACGCCTCTTTTTCGGGCTGCCCGGCCCGCCCCCGGCCGTGCTGACCTGCTTCCGGACCCTGGTGCTGCCCGCCCTGCAGCTTCTGCGCGGCATGGAGGATTACGACGGCGCGGTTGCGGCCCAGCTCACCGAGGGATTCGGGGTCAAGCCCGGCCCGGTGCGGCTGGTGCACTGCGAGGTGGCGCTCAGGGGAACGCGCCTCACGGCCACCCCGCTCATGGGCAGGGATCTGCCCTCCATGCAGGCCATGATCGAGACCAACGGTTTCCTGGTCGTGGCCCCCGGCGCCCAGCTCAACAAGGGCGACGAAGTGGGCGTGCTGCTGCTCCGCCCCCTGCGCCTGACCTGA
- a CDS encoding response regulator produces MKKILVIDDEQPTLKMFTLLLEAMGFSVLTAEDGRAGVDVFRDERPDIVFTDIKMPVMDGIEVLRNIKEINPHAEVIVITGHGDMELAIQALNLDATDFINKPVQRQALSQALQRAEERLALSRTEQTQVSLEEEKDKAVLHLRGNVTGLTGTFLQSSFSRAAALGHGCIELRFDENASINGAGITTLTDLLGDFREKGGRVLITGLSENFRTVFDMVGITRLAEFGDGSH; encoded by the coding sequence ATGAAGAAGATACTGGTCATAGACGACGAACAACCCACCCTGAAGATGTTCACCCTGCTGCTGGAGGCCATGGGTTTTTCCGTGCTCACTGCCGAGGACGGCCGGGCCGGGGTGGACGTCTTTCGAGACGAGCGCCCGGACATCGTGTTCACGGACATCAAGATGCCGGTCATGGACGGCATCGAGGTGCTCAGGAACATCAAGGAGATCAATCCCCATGCCGAGGTCATCGTCATCACCGGCCACGGCGACATGGAGCTGGCCATCCAGGCCCTGAACCTGGACGCCACGGACTTTATCAACAAGCCCGTGCAGCGCCAGGCCCTGTCCCAGGCCCTGCAGCGCGCCGAGGAGCGGCTGGCCCTTTCGCGCACCGAGCAGACCCAGGTGTCCCTGGAGGAGGAAAAGGACAAGGCCGTCCTGCATCTCCGGGGCAATGTCACCGGCCTGACAGGGACCTTTCTCCAGTCTTCCTTTTCCCGCGCCGCGGCGCTCGGGCATGGCTGCATCGAGCTGCGTTTTGACGAGAACGCCTCCATCAACGGGGCGGGCATCACCACCCTCACCGACCTGCTCGGCGATTTTCGAGAAAAGGGCGGCAGGGTGCTCATCACGGGGCTGTCGGAGAATTTCCGGACCGTGTTCGACATGGTGGGCATTACCCGGCTGGCGGAGTTCGGCGACGGCAGTCACTGA
- a CDS encoding PAS domain-containing protein translates to MRRFIPLSGYGILMAVMAASWLVILVLGVTLLLLGGARPGWMWTVEVGALLITGLVATLLSRFMLRERRKAEQALSESEDRFSSLTANIPGIVFRCVAADKGWRTLLLSEAVEQITGRTSGEFMQTRSRPLASVIHPEDQGMAEEPYWGQAVKGEDYSLEYRIIRKDGRIRWLQERGRGVLDARGMFKWIDGAIFDVTKRKRAEVEQLGQMRLMENLKRVDQAIRTSRDLESMMAEVLETTRSIFGSDRCFLLYPCDPDAAEWRVPMERTAEAYPGAGESGVSIPMAEDHAEVFRRCLESDSPVAFGPHGSAPLPRSLVEPFSLRSQLASAIYPRNDKPWVFGMHQCSSPRIWTEEELQLFREIGRRLSDGLTSLLTSRSLRESEGKFRSFVENTMVGVAVLQDNRFRFVNQSMSEVYGHDREELLQWTSKEVFETIHPDDRAFVYEQAQKKQRGEADVVNNYVYRILTKDGEVRWLEIYSKTIDYEGRPGILISLLNVTERKQAQDELAELNRELESIVAERTGDLRAKAEELEAANERLMRLDEIRSALVTTVAHDLRTPLTSVLGFAKIMKRDFSRHFGPLTRGDDRLARKAERIVNNLEIIASEGERLSKLMDDFLDLSRIESGRVEWDDMFVDVAVCLERALFNIGGRLSAKPEVSVEIDVADSLPKLYMDRGRLEQVLTHLLDNAVKFTDQGIVFARVTARDLIMRIEVEDPGVGIPEEEQRHIFDTFHQVGSGDTLRDTLKGTGLGLTISKRIVTHYNGAISVFSEPGRGSRFVVELPVER, encoded by the coding sequence ATGCGCCGTTTCATTCCCTTGTCCGGTTACGGAATCCTCATGGCCGTCATGGCCGCAAGCTGGCTGGTCATCCTGGTCCTGGGCGTCACGCTGCTCCTGCTCGGCGGGGCCCGCCCCGGCTGGATGTGGACCGTCGAGGTCGGCGCTTTGCTCATCACCGGGTTGGTGGCGACGCTGCTTTCCCGGTTCATGCTCCGGGAACGGCGCAAGGCCGAGCAGGCGCTTTCCGAAAGCGAGGACCGTTTTTCCTCTCTCACGGCCAACATCCCCGGCATCGTCTTCCGGTGCGTGGCTGCGGACAAGGGCTGGCGGACCCTGCTGCTCAGTGAGGCCGTGGAACAGATCACCGGCCGCACCTCGGGGGAATTCATGCAGACCCGGTCCCGCCCCCTGGCCTCGGTCATTCATCCCGAGGATCAGGGCATGGCCGAGGAACCTTACTGGGGCCAGGCCGTCAAGGGCGAGGACTATTCCCTGGAGTACCGGATCATCCGCAAGGACGGCCGCATCCGATGGCTGCAGGAACGCGGCCGCGGCGTGCTGGATGCGCGGGGCATGTTCAAGTGGATCGACGGGGCCATCTTCGACGTCACCAAGCGCAAGCGGGCCGAGGTGGAGCAACTGGGCCAGATGCGGCTTATGGAGAACCTGAAGCGCGTGGACCAGGCCATCCGGACTTCCCGGGACCTGGAATCCATGATGGCCGAGGTTCTGGAAACCACGCGTTCGATCTTCGGTTCGGACCGCTGTTTTCTGCTCTATCCCTGCGACCCGGATGCCGCCGAGTGGCGCGTGCCCATGGAACGGACCGCCGAGGCATATCCCGGAGCCGGGGAATCCGGCGTCAGCATCCCCATGGCCGAGGACCATGCCGAGGTGTTCCGGCGCTGTCTGGAGTCCGACAGTCCGGTGGCCTTCGGGCCGCACGGGAGCGCGCCCCTGCCCCGATCGCTGGTGGAGCCCTTTTCCCTCCGGTCGCAGCTGGCCTCGGCCATTTATCCCCGCAACGACAAGCCCTGGGTCTTCGGCATGCACCAGTGCTCCAGCCCCAGGATCTGGACCGAGGAGGAGCTGCAGCTGTTCCGGGAGATCGGCCGCCGCCTTTCCGACGGACTCACCAGCCTGCTCACCTCCCGGAGCCTGCGGGAGAGCGAGGGCAAGTTCCGCTCCTTTGTGGAAAACACCATGGTGGGCGTGGCCGTTCTGCAGGACAACCGGTTCCGGTTCGTCAACCAGTCCATGAGCGAGGTCTACGGCCATGATCGGGAGGAACTTCTGCAATGGACGTCCAAGGAGGTTTTCGAAACCATTCACCCGGACGACCGGGCCTTTGTCTATGAGCAGGCCCAGAAAAAGCAGCGCGGCGAAGCCGACGTGGTCAACAACTATGTCTATCGCATTCTCACCAAGGACGGCGAGGTCCGCTGGCTGGAGATTTATTCCAAGACCATCGATTACGAAGGGCGGCCGGGCATTCTCATTTCCCTGCTCAACGTGACCGAAAGGAAACAGGCCCAGGATGAGCTGGCCGAGCTGAACCGGGAGCTGGAAAGCATTGTTGCCGAGCGGACCGGCGACCTGCGCGCCAAGGCCGAGGAACTGGAGGCGGCCAACGAGCGGCTCATGCGCCTGGACGAGATCCGTTCGGCCCTGGTGACCACCGTGGCCCACGACCTGCGCACCCCGCTGACCTCGGTGCTGGGATTCGCCAAGATCATGAAGCGCGACTTCAGCAGGCATTTCGGGCCGTTGACCCGGGGCGACGACCGGCTGGCCCGCAAGGCGGAGCGCATCGTCAACAACCTGGAGATCATCGCCAGCGAAGGGGAACGTTTGAGCAAGCTCATGGACGATTTCCTGGATCTCTCCCGCATCGAGTCGGGACGGGTGGAGTGGGACGACATGTTCGTGGACGTGGCGGTCTGCCTGGAGCGGGCCTTGTTCAACATCGGCGGGCGGCTCTCGGCCAAGCCCGAGGTGAGCGTGGAGATCGACGTGGCCGACAGCCTGCCCAAGCTGTACATGGACCGAGGCCGCCTGGAGCAGGTCTTGACGCATTTGCTGGACAACGCGGTCAAGTTCACGGACCAGGGCATCGTTTTCGCGCGGGTCACGGCCAGGGATCTCATCATGCGCATCGAGGTGGAGGACCCGGGCGTGGGAATCCCGGAAGAGGAGCAGCGGCATATCTTCGATACCTTCCATCAGGTGGGAAGCGGCGACACCCTGCGCGACACGCTCAAGGGGACGGGCCTCGGACTGACCATATCCAAGCGCATCGTCACCCATTACAACGGCGCCATAAGCGTTTTTTCGGAACCCGGCCGGGGTAGCCGGTTCGTGGTCGAGTTGCCCGTGGAACGGTAA
- a CDS encoding EAL and HDOD domain-containing protein encodes MTTEQQETPVQAPLFIVRQPIFDRSANVWAHELLYRGEAADLSPNAATPALLRQVVNDGGSAYENPLKKTWTMVSMSCDALRECSEGLGFNGTHAVALTTPASDGEAPARAVGSIKGHGSQVVLDNAVPRDMFASLRTHADTIRLSLNGLTPREVILFRQKMKDFPGTLLAADIGTWEDYQGTRALGFDYFQGPFFTRPLIVGDQKLGASGMAKLQLLRELNAPEIDMGRLADVIATDVSLSYRLLRYINSAAFGLPNQIKSIQQAVSLLGLHEIRRWSMVILMNDLDATPKGEELAYMALQRARFLEQMAATMPVLTRPGDELFLLGLFSRLDALLSHDMKMVLEDIPLDAAVKQALCGQRDSEMGDMLDILDAVETADWSTANGLLAKYKACFTTAATQYLKASSWASKQVANIG; translated from the coding sequence ATGACAACCGAACAACAGGAAACACCGGTTCAGGCCCCGCTGTTCATTGTCCGCCAACCGATATTCGACAGGTCGGCCAATGTCTGGGCCCACGAACTGCTGTACCGCGGGGAGGCTGCGGACCTTTCGCCGAACGCCGCCACCCCGGCCCTGCTGCGCCAGGTCGTGAACGACGGGGGCAGCGCCTACGAAAATCCGCTGAAAAAGACATGGACCATGGTGTCCATGAGCTGCGACGCCCTCCGGGAATGTAGCGAGGGCCTCGGCTTCAATGGAACCCATGCCGTGGCCCTGACCACCCCGGCCTCCGACGGAGAAGCACCGGCCCGGGCCGTCGGCAGCATCAAGGGACACGGCTCCCAGGTCGTCCTGGACAACGCCGTGCCCCGGGACATGTTTGCATCCCTGCGCACCCACGCGGACACCATCCGGCTTTCCCTGAACGGCCTGACCCCGCGCGAGGTCATCCTCTTCCGACAGAAAATGAAGGACTTTCCGGGCACGCTGCTGGCCGCCGACATCGGGACCTGGGAGGACTACCAGGGCACCAGGGCCCTGGGCTTCGACTATTTCCAGGGGCCGTTCTTCACCAGGCCCCTCATCGTGGGGGACCAAAAGCTGGGCGCCTCGGGCATGGCCAAGCTCCAGCTGCTCCGGGAACTCAACGCCCCGGAAATCGACATGGGGCGGCTGGCCGACGTCATCGCCACGGACGTTTCCCTGAGCTACCGGCTTCTCCGGTACATCAACTCGGCCGCCTTCGGCCTGCCCAATCAGATCAAGTCCATCCAGCAGGCCGTTTCCCTGCTGGGGCTCCACGAAATCCGCCGCTGGTCCATGGTCATCCTCATGAACGACCTGGACGCCACGCCCAAGGGCGAGGAACTGGCGTACATGGCCCTGCAGCGGGCCCGTTTCCTGGAGCAGATGGCCGCGACCATGCCCGTGCTGACCCGCCCGGGGGACGAACTCTTCCTGCTGGGGCTGTTCTCGCGGCTGGACGCCCTGCTCTCCCACGACATGAAGATGGTGCTGGAGGACATCCCCCTGGACGCGGCCGTCAAGCAGGCCCTTTGCGGCCAGCGGGACAGCGAAATGGGCGACATGCTGGACATCCTCGACGCAGTGGAAACGGCGGACTGGTCCACTGCCAACGGTCTGCTGGCCAAGTACAAGGCCTGTTTCACCACGGCGGCCACGCAATATCTCAAGGCATCCTCCTGGGCCTCAAAGCAGGTTGCGAACATAGGCTGA